The following coding sequences are from one Lolium rigidum isolate FL_2022 chromosome 6, APGP_CSIRO_Lrig_0.1, whole genome shotgun sequence window:
- the LOC124659666 gene encoding uncharacterized protein LOC124659666, with translation MPPSSSYLAMSSFSYQKLKKLPPAPPPPASPGQEDAHYAVAASLDHYYRHAAAAIVARRTSWRRRRASSSSFSSGRRRPARRLRISSLARALRRKAAAMGGRVRAKVAKVVGRLREGGPLVGDLFAGNYMFLQVTPSAPMDRGSFLPYYLAVKGKGAVAGAATVQGLVRA, from the coding sequence ATGCCGCCCTCGTCGTCCTACCTCGCCATGAGCAGCTTCTCCTACCAAAAGCTCAAGAAGCTCCCTCCCGCACCGCCGCCTCCCGCCAGCCCCGGCCAAGAGGACGCGCACtacgccgtcgccgcctcgctGGACCACTACTACCGCCACGCGGCCGCCGCGATCGTCGCCCGGAGGACGTCGTGGCGCCGTCGTCGCGCGTCATCCTCGTCCTTCTCCAGCGGGCGCAGGCGTCCGGCGCGCAGGCTGAGGATCTCGAGCCTGGCGAGGGCGCTGCggcggaaggcggcggcgatgggCGGCCGGGTGCGGGCCAAGGTGGCCAAGGTGGTGGGCAGGCTCCGGGAGGGCGGGCCCTTGGTCGGGGACCTCTTCGCCGGCAACTACATGTTCCTGCAGGTCACCCCGTCCGCGCCCATGGACCGGGGCTCCTTCCTGCCCTACTACCTCGCCGTCAAGGGCAAGGGCGCCGTCGCCGGCGCTGCTACCGTGCAAGGCTTGGTCCGTGCCTAG
- the LOC124662398 gene encoding RNA-binding protein BRN1-like, giving the protein MAENSESLAPAAEGGGEEQEAVESVKLFVGQVPKHMTEPELAAMFQQVALVDEVTVIKDKATKASRGCCFLICPSRDEADKAVNEFHNKHTLPGASSPLQVKYADGELERLEHKLFIGMLPKNVSDTELTDLFSKYGNIKDLQILRGSQQTSKAGCAFLKYETKEQAMAAIEAVNGKHKIEGSSVPLVVKWADTEKERQARKAQKAQLQPPNMPNGGPMPHSSAFGALPMGYMPQYNGFGYQPPGTYGLMQYPLSPMQNQTPFQNQVNSIRGVNPELSPNSVPRSFNGMQLGNPYPAVPGMPYTGSYPGALMSNRPFGNSHNLLKVPSANVNAIPYSPGSNGGNHTQTEGPPGANLFIYHIPQEFGDQELSEAFQRFGRVLSAKVFVDKATGASKCFGFVSYDSPVSAQSAITMMNGFQLGGKKLKVQLKRDNSRHSKPF; this is encoded by the exons ATGGCGGAGAACAGCGAGAGCctggcgccggcggcggagggaggtggAGAGGAGCAGGAGGCGGTGGAGAGCGTGAAGCTGTTCGTGGGGCAGGTGCCCAAGCACATGACGGAGCCGGAGCTGGCCGCCATGTTCCAGCAGGTCGCCCTCGTCGACGAGGTCACCGTcatcaaggacaaggccaccaaggCCTCCCGAG GGTGCTGTTTCCTGATATGTCCTTCAAGGGATGAAGCTGACAAGGCGGTAAATGAGTTCCACAATAAGCACACGCTCCCGGGG GCGTCAAGTCCTTTGCAAGTCAAATATGCTGATGGAGAGTTGGAGAGGCTGG AGCACAAGCTTTTCATTGGAATGCTTCCCAAAAATGTATCAGATACTGAATTGACTGATTTGTTTTCCAAATATGGAAATATTAAGGACTTACAAATTTTGAGAGGTTCacaacaaacaagtaaag CTGGCTGCGCCTTCCTTAAATATGAAACAAAGGAGCAAGCAATGGCAGCTATTGAGGCTGTAAATGGGAAGCACAAAATAGAG GGTTCTAGTGTGCCGTTGGTTGTCAAATGGGCTGACACAGAAAAAGAAAGGCAAGCCAGGAAAGCACAGAAAGCTCAACTGCAACCACCTAATATGCCGAATGGAGGTCCAATGCCACATTCTTCAGCATTTGGAGCTTTGCCGATGGGATATATGCCTCAGTATAATGGATTTGGTTATCAG CCTCCTGGGACATACGGACTTATGCAGTACCCTTTATCTCCTATGCAAAATCAAACCCCCTTTCAGAATCAAGTAAACTCTATACGAGGCGTCAATCCTGAACTGTCCCCCAATTCAGTTCCTAGATCATTTAATGGAATGCAGTTAGGCAACCCTTATCCAGCTGTGCCTGGTATGCCGTATACTGGATCCTATCCTGGTGCTCTCATGAGCAATCGTCCTTTTGGGAATTCTCACAATTTGCTTAAAGTTCCAAGTGCAAACGTGAATGCTATTCCATATAGTCCAGGTAGCAATGGTGGTAACCATACACAAACAGAAG GTCCTCCTGGAGCCAATCTATTTATCTACCACATCCCACAAGAATTTGGGGACCAAGAACTTTCCGAGGCCTTCCAGAGGTTCGGTAGAGTGCTAAGTGCCAAGGTGTTTGTAGACAAAGCCACGGGTGCCAGTAAATGTTTTG GTTTTGTAAGCTATGACTCTCCCGTCTCCGCGCAGTCAGCCATTACTATGATGAACGGTTTCCAGCTAGGCGGCAAAAAACTGAAAGTACAACTCAAGAGAGACAACAGCAGGCACAGTAAACCTTTCTGA